The following are from one region of the Bactrocera oleae isolate idBacOlea1 chromosome 6, idBacOlea1, whole genome shotgun sequence genome:
- the LOC118681111 gene encoding uncharacterized protein: MMYGDSSDVPLSKDESDVLLAENRNTTKFIVLISHPVYTRRPNGHAILLTERFSSITRLLGTLAIILRWLRRRRHFRQPVIVAQELEDALYTIIRLEQEEHFANEIRQLTSSSGLSSSSQIIPLNPFLDKNQILRVGGRIQQAELGHDQRFPIILPKSTPLVKLLLNQAHEITLHGGAQLMLDTLRQRFWILSARQAVKSFIHNCTVCRRHRGEVLKQQMASLPGQRIRAARPFTSSGVDYCGPFTLRIGTKRSRTHIKTYLAIFVCMVTKAVHIEVVDDLSAQAFLDTFTRFVSRRGPCRDLYSDNGTAFVGANRLLKEDLAAWQGENNQRSLADSGTRWHFITPSAPHQGGLWEAAVKSAKHHLTRCVGTQVMWYGQLQTLAVRIEACLNSRPITPLYDDPEEKLALTPGDFLIGSPLLAVPEPDINHIPSNRLKQWQWIRQIQQGFWKRWSEEYLTILQRRHKWFRRTRNIRVDDIVLVKQENLPPTHWCLGRVTTLHPGADGVVRNVTLRTARGYMKRAIQKLCLLIEKEDFESTDSTGQDV; the protein is encoded by the coding sequence ATGATGTATGGGGACAGTAGTGATGTTCCTCTCAGCAAGGATGAGTCAGATGTTTTACTCGCCGAAAACCGAAATACAACCAAATTTATTGTACTCATTTCACATCCGGTGTATACTCGTCGTCCAAACGGACACGCTATTTTGTTAACTGAACGGTTCAGTAGTATCACTCGATTGTTGGGTACATTGGCCATTATACTGCGCTGGTTAAGAAGGCGTCGACACTTTCGTCAACCGGTGATCGTTGCTCAGGAGTTGGAAGACGCATTATACACTATAATCCGTTTAGagcaagaggaacattttgcaAATGAAATTCGACAATTGACGTCTAGTTCAGGTTTGTCATCTTCCAGTCAGATAATACCTTTAAACCCATTTCTAGACAAGAACCAAATCCTCCGTGTGGGGGGACGCATCCAACAGGCCGAACTAGGGCATGATCAGCGATTCCCGATTATTTTGCCAAAGTCAACGCCGTTGGTCAAGCTTTTACTAAATCAGGCGCATGAGATTACACTGCATGGAGGCGCGCAACTCATGCTGGACACTCTTCGTCAACGCTTCTGGATTCTGAGTGCCAGGCAAGCAGTCAAGAGTTTCATCCATAACTGCACAGTATGCCGTCGTCATAGAGGGGAAGTCCTGAAGCAACAAATGGCTTCCTTACCCGGGCAGAGGATCAGAGCAGCAAGGCCGTTCACATCATCTGGTGTCGATTACTGTGGACCTTTTACGCTACGCATCGGAACGAAACGCTCTCGAACGCACATCAAGACGTACCTCGCAATATTCGTATGCATGGTTACCAAGGCCGTGCACATTGAGGTGGTTGATGACCTATCGGCACAGGCCTTTCTAGATACTTTTACTCGTTTCGTCAGCCGACGCGGTCCCTGCCGGGATTTATATAGTGACAATGGTACAGCCTTTGTTGGTGCCAACCGCCTTTTGAAGGAGGATCTTGCAGCATGGCAGGGTGAGAATAATCAGCGATCGTTAGCAGATTCGGGCACACGTTGGCATTTCATCACACCCAGTGCGCCACATCAAGGAGGCCTCTGGGAGGCTGCTGTGAAGTCCGCTAAGCATCATTTGACACGATGTGTGGGTACGCAGGTCATGTGGTATGGTCAACTACAGACACTAGCCGTAAGAATAGAGGCCTGTCTCAATTCCCGTCCTATAACCCCACTTTACGACGATCCTGAAGAGAAACTTGCATTAACCCCAGGTGATTTCCTGATTGGGTCGCCACTCCTAGCGGTCCCTGAACCAGATATCAACCATATTCCTAGCAACCGGCTGAAACAATGGCAATGGATACGTCAAATTCAACAAGGATTTTGGAAGCGGTGGAGTGAGGAGTATCTAACCATTCTGCAGAGACGCCACAAATGGTTTCGACGCACGAGGAATATAAGGGTGGACGATATCGTTCTAGTCAAACAAGAGAACCTGCCTCCCACTCACTGGTGCCTGGGTCGAGTGACAACACTACATCCCGGAGCGGATGGAGTGGTCCGCAATGTCACGTTGAGAACCGCTAGAGGATACATGAAACGAGCCATCCAGAAACTATGTCTATTGATAGAGAAGGAAGATTTCGAGTCGACCGACTCGACCGGGCAGGATGTTTAG
- the LOC118680698 gene encoding uncharacterized protein — translation MAELNWRSSAVKAIKRIHARVSEGVMEGRDVFHFQQELKSLKSHFERFMENHNRLVGGATSSEIGSHDALLESVEELYTAACSRLNRLIASSRVESNVADGAHNCPTTSLDGHLVDLKLDPLAIPLFDGDMCKWLAFKDAFETLVHNSAYPEAFKLGKLRQAVNAATVPLIGGIYSGGYQEVWKALKDRYDNKKQLAEIHVSRFLNLKTATHESSQSLLAIVDTVHESLRALRVMDIPISQWDALAVPIVVAKLPSVTKRDWCMRCSTTEIPQLEDLLKFLERRAHSLVTEPPVSLMVSRQQRPVRAHVASTEAALCAHCGLAHRIARCPTLLALSIEQRFEALKKMQMCYNCLRTGHSYRQCPSSSCRNCGRKHNTILCRNKSINTSTFASTTTAAAGNEVPAEVPTTTTA, via the coding sequence ATGGCGGAGCTCAATTGGCGTTCATCGGCGGTGAAAGCAATAAAGCGCATACATGCACGTGTCTCGGAAGGTGTCATGGAAGGTCGTGATGTGTTTCATTTTCAACAAGAGCTCAAGTCGCTTAAATCACACTTTGAGCGCTTCATGGAGAACCATAATCGTCTGGTAGGAGGAGCTACGTCCTCCGAGATTGGGTCACATGATGCACTTTTGGAATCAGTAGAGGAGCTGTATACTGCGGCATGCAGTAGACTGAATCGTCTCATCGCATCGTCAAGGGTTGAATCTAATGTCGCTGACGGAGCGCACAATTGTCCCACAACATCTCTGGATGGCCATTTGGTGGATCTCAAATTGGACCCGTTAGCTATCCCGTTATTTGATGGAGACATGTGTAAATGGTTAGCGTTCAAAGATGCCTTTGAAACACTGGTACATAATTCGGCATACCCAGAAGCGTTCAAATTGGGAAAGCTTCGTCAGGCAGTCAATGCGGCTACTGTTCCGTTAATTGGGGGAATATATTCGGGTGGCTATCAAGAGGTGTGGAAAGCTCTAAAGGACCGCTATGACAATAAAAAGCAGCTAGCGGAAATACACGTATCCCGTTTTCTTAACCTTAAAACAGCTACCCATGAGTCATCACAATCGTTATTGGCTATTGTGGACACGGTTCATGAGTCGCTGCGTGCATTGCGTGTGATGGATATCCCCATATCTCAGTGGGATGCGTTAGCTGTACCAATAGTGGTGGCAAAGCTTCCGTCGGTAACTAAGAGAGATTGGTGTATGAGGTGCTCCACTACAGAAATTCCACAGTTAGAAGACCTATTGAAATTTCTAGAGAGACGTGCTCATAGCCTTGTTACTGAACCACCGGTCTCATTAATGGTTTCTCGTCAGCAACGACCAGTGAGGGCCCATGTGGCTTCCACGGAGGCAGCTCTGTGTGCTCATTGCGGGTTAGCGCATCGAATCGCCAGGTGTCCGACATTATTGGCTCTCAGTATCGAGCAGCGATTTGAAGCCCTTAAGAAAATGCAGATGTGTTACAACTGTTTACGTACAGGTCATTCTTATCGACAGTGTCCATCTAGTAGCTGTCGAAATTGTGGACGTAAGCATAACACGATCCTATGCCGAAACAAGTCCATCAACACGTCAACGTTTGCTTCTACGACTACGGCAGCCGCAGGCAATGAGGTACCTGCGGAGGTGCCAACAACCACAACGGCATGA
- the Pka-R1 gene encoding cAMP-dependent protein kinase type I regulatory subunit has product MSEEQVKLDAHKQVTSPDDFEDLSPMPQTAAPPVRRRGGISAEPVTEEDATSYVKKVVPKDYKTMAALSKAIAKNVLFSHLDENERSDIFDAMFPVTHLMGENIIQQGDEGDNFYVIDHGEVEVFVNSELVTTIGEGGSFGELALIYGTPRAATVRAKTDVKLWGIDRDSYRRILMGSTIRKRKMYEEFLSRVSILESLDKWERLTVADALEPVSFEDGETIVKQGEPGDDFYIILDGTAVVLQRRAEQGDEPAEVGRLGPSDYFGEIALLLDRPRAATVVARGPLKCVKLDRARFERVLGLCADILKRNITQYNSFVSLSV; this is encoded by the exons GAACAAGTTAAGCTTGACGCTCATAAACAGGTGACCAGTCCAGATGATTTCGAAGATCTCAGTCCAATGCCACAAACGGCCGCCCCGCCTGTGCGACGACGTGGCGGTATCTCAGCCGAGCCGGTCACTGAAGAAGACGCCACAAGTTATGTGAAGAAAGTTGTCCCTAAGGATTACAAAACAATGGCCGCGCTCTCGAAGGCGATTGCCAAAAACGTCCTATTTTCGCATTTGGATGAAAATGAGCGTTCGGACATCTTCGACGCTATGTTTCCAGTTACGCATTTAATGGGTGAGAACATTATTCAGCAAGGAGACGAAGGTGACAATTTCTATGTCATTGATCACGGGGAGGTTGAG GTCTTTGTGAATTCCGAATTGGTTACAACAATTGGCGAGGGTGGAAGTTTCGGTGAGTTGGCGCTCATATATGGCACCCCACGTGCAGCTACTGTACGAGCCAAAACCGATGTAAAACTGTGGGGCATCGATCGCGATTCCTATCGCCGAATTCTGATGGGTTCCACCATACGCAAAAGGAAAATGTACGAAGAATTCTTATCACGTGTGTCAATTTTGG AGAGTCTTGATAAATGGGAACGTCTTACTGTGGCCGACGCTTTGGAACCTGTGTCATTCGAAGATGGCGAAACAATTGTCAAACAAGGTGAACCAGGCgatgatttttatataattttagatgGAACCGCGGTTGTACTCCAACGAAGAGCCGag CAAGGAGATGAACCTGCTGAGGTTGGTCGTTTGGGTCCAAGTGACTACTTTGGTGAGATCGCTTTGCTGTTGGATCGCCCCAGAGCGGCCACTGTGGTAGCCAGAGGACCGTTAAAATGTGTTAAATTGGATAGAGCGAG ATTTGAGCGTGTACTGGGACTCTGTGCCGACATTTTGAAGCGTAACATCACGCAGTACAACAGTTTCGTTTCGTTATCTGTTTAA